From the genome of Lampris incognitus isolate fLamInc1 chromosome 17, fLamInc1.hap2, whole genome shotgun sequence:
ATGTGTATACCTAAGTATTTAACAGTTGATGAAACAGGGATATTCCGGAGATATTTAAACACAAAAGTTGGTTAGAAAAGGGTGATATACTGTCGGCTGTCTTCATACTTCAAATAGATCAAATTACACTAGGGAGAACAAGCCGTGTGTAATGTCCTGCGAACAACAACCTATTTGTTCCATGGTAGCCAAACATTGGCTCGTATGAGATGACAATCGCGAAAACTCTGTCCAAAGCATTAACACTAGACTTTTGCTGCATTTGCAGCGAATCTCTGTTTTGACAAGAAAAATAAACACAATCATCCATTATTATTGTCAGTGTAGCTAAGAAAAAGAAGTAAACTTATTTCTACCCGAACAGGAAAACAAACTCGAGGTGTCATTTCCGAAGCCTGGCATCAGATGATGGCCTCAGATTTTCTGAggtcgcccccccccttttctccccagttgtatccggccaattaccccactcttctcagctgtcctggtcgctcctccacccccgctgccgagccagggagggctgcagactaccacatgcttcctccgatacatgtggggtcaccagccgcttcttttcacctgacagtgaggagtttcgccagggggacatagcatgtgggaggatcacgctattcccccccccaattccccctccctcctgaacaggcgccccgaccgaccagaggagatgctagtgcagcaaccaggacacgtatccacatccggcttcccacccgcagacacggccagttgtgtttgtagggacgcccaaccaagccggaggtaacacggggattcgaactggcaatggactagaccgctacgctacccggacgccccgagcgGTCTTGTTATTCCAATGTTTTTTCACCCAGTTTCTGCAGACCCTCCGTCAGCTTGAGTAGATGGAGAGGTCTGGATATGCAAGATTACACAATAGCTTATCTATAAATATGCAAATCATGAATGCTTCTGTAGTTGCTCATTGGTTATCGTCATCAGGAAGGACTTTCCCAGGGTAAATGGCACAATGCATGGCATTTTACATCTTCACCACAGCAGCTAAATACAGAAGGCAGGTTGCAGAGAGTTTGAAAAAGAAGTAAAGTTGTGTCTAAAAAGTATATGTCCGAACATGCTGGTAAAAGACATCACCAACAAACAGtacaacatcaataagtaaaacggAGGTTCAACCATGTTCCTTTCtttgatggtaggagagggagcTGATACAACAGCACTGGTGACCCTGGTTCAGTTTGGtgatgtgggggggggtcaaacaCCACTGCAGTTACCGGAGTCACCACGGGTGTCAGTCAGTTAAACAAAATTGATGATCTTCAGGTCGGTAACTTTAGCATGAATAATTTATCCCAACTGCTCGGCCATCATGTCTTGTTTTCTTGTCACTAACCTTCCAGAGAAGTTGGTGTTGCTCGAGTCCCTGCCTGGGCCTGCCCGGGTCGGGGGGAGCCTGACCCTGGAGTGCGTTGTCGTGGGGACCAAACGGGTTAGCCGCGTGGCGTTCTACAAGGACGGGCAGGTGATACAGACCGGTACCAAGACAACCTACGAAATCAGCAATGTGACACTGGCTTCGGAGGGGAGCTATAAATGCGAGGCCACCTACAACTTCAGTGAACAAACCGAGGGGCCTCCATACCAGGAAGCTTCTGACGCTCAACCGCTGTTTGTCCAAGGTATGTGTAAGACTCTGGAAATGGGTTATAAAGCAACTGGGCTAAATAATCTAAAATAGGTGGGGCTAAGGAGGAATTGGAAAAGAATATTATTCAGACAACAGTATTATAAAAGAGAAACATGgccggcatttattaaacataGTAATATCAACACAAGTGCACTCTGAATGGTCAATAAGAAAAATAACAAGGAATAAGGGTCAAACCCCTTCGGTCTGTCTGTAATGTCTTTTCAGTGTGTGGACTCAGAGCTCTGgtcaaaaagggaaaatatgaaaagataaaagtctgaaactacccgggtagtgtgtgtgtagtgttcattcaaaaaaaataaagagatctccaaaacggtcttatctgtctctcctggtcgtcctcaatggagaagcgagacgccactcttccacgtgctgtccacgcctcgtgggtcacagggctcgctgctcccttctcttggggaaggaatccagcacacaaaaaaaccaaccggagaacccgggaaaagaaagaaaacaggtcTCTAAGCAAGCAATCCTCTCCAATCCAAACGGCATTAATTAACTTAAACTGGTAAACTTAAACGAGTAAGGGTAACAAAGGCATAAATGTTGTATCTCTGTTCCAGCTTCTAGGAGTTGGGCTTTTGTTCATTCGTCTGCAGCTCAAGAAAGATCTGCAGTCAAATCTGTTTCAACTCTCGTTCTGATCTGACAAGGCCTGGTAATTTTCcatttggacaggctgctagcTAGCGCCCTCTACAGAGGACTGCTGGAACATGCAGGGACATGCATTAACTTTGTAGGGCAGCTAAAATCATGGGGGTTACATCTGCATGTCCCACccacaggtcaaaggtcagcaaGTCCTAGCTATACTTCATCGCCACACGTTTGTGCTGTAGCAAGAGCCtaacaataaacaaataaaacactGAATATAATCAAAAGTCTGACACATTAACATTTCCAATAGGgtctattgttttttttattaaaaaaaaaagcaaagtaaTGAGCAAGAGATATTTCAGTGGTCCAGAAAAGTTTTTAGTTCCCCCCTGACTAAATATTCTAAATTTAAGAATAAACCCTGTAAACCAACAAGTCCTGTACTCATTCCAGGGTAATGGAGGGTGCATAGACACTGTCTTTCAACAGAGGAGCCAGTTTTTACCGCCTATTTCTCCAACGGTCACTCTGAAGGGCTGTAAATAAATGGGGAAATTAGCGCCGACAAAAACTGTCTCACTCTCTGAATAGCTCGGGGAACCGCCTGCAGAAGTGTGCATGCGGAGGCAAGTGGATACAGCCACATATTCCGGGAAATCTATCTATACGgcgcgcgatattatgaaccctacataggcctcgccaaaatcccgtttctggctttgtcccgtgtgcgccaccgtagcaacgcgaaaatatgttgttatggggttagcgctcatcaaggaaacgctgtacacccacaatttaacctgtctaagttatccacaatcaacattaacgtttttaactcaatctttgcttgctccacgtttgagcataggatacttcaccccttatcatgactacaaacaaaacgagctcctatattgtagtaatatgacttttacaagtcttacacattagcgccaccttcagctcttgcacattagcgccaccctcaggaagatgacatatttgactctgtcgtgatgtactactcaatgtaaccttttagctggggttcattctgattctttgtctcatcaagcctcaaatgcatcacaattataataccaataacgtatccaaggagcagaggcagaccttgtaacctaaaattgttaggttagtcaacttaaggctattctttccctcacaatcataatttcaaccccatggttcactttttcgacgattcataagttcaaattgaaggtagctaacgttagctttgcttcgcaccgagttgatagttgattgtttccttagcaacgcagcggaaatccggcgtccgttcgcggaaatccggcgtccgttcgcgagatttgggacagggtacgggattttggcgagggctatgtagggttcataatatcgcatacggcgctgcagtagaaaccggaagtcagtggagtccacagacttccggtttctacaaccagtttcctgtttgttggcgcgtgctgttgATAATGACACGTTttcatgatgcctgcaagatttaccatggataaatgtcaacgacatgcgcaGAATGGTCGACAAACTGCACCAATCAGCAAAATGTGAACTCAAAATATCAAAACTCAGATGGTGGCAGCGAGAGGTAAAGTTAGTGGTCTTGCAAAGTCGTTTCATGGGATGAGCCACATGATGCAGGTGTGCAAGTGTGCGTCTGCCGTCATCACAGAAATCAGCCCACGTTGTAAGAttaatgtctctgtctgtgtaAACCCACCTCCCACAAACACACCCTTTGGGTCAGGCTCCAGAGCTGTGATAGGACCACTTCTTTGAAATCGTTCTCAGCAAGAGGCGCGTCAGAGTCCATCTCAGATGTCAGTGCGAGCGAGACGAGCCCGGTTTTAGTTGTCAGGTTGTTGAACCTTTGTTGTTgactatctccccccccccccttcaattcTGTATCCTCACTTTTTCCAGCAAGTCCTCTGAAGACTGTTGTTGAAGATGGCATGTCGTGCTCCTGCTCTCGTTGCACCCAAAACGCCTCCTATCAGTGGTACTACAAGAAAACACCTGATAAGCCGTGGGCGCCTTCGGAGAAAGGGGTGAGCTACAGTGGGGCCAAGGAGGAGGGCATGTACGCGTGCAGAGCAGTGTGGCCCAACATGAGAAGTTTGATGAGTGACCCCCACACGTGTGAGTTCCTGGGCTTTGTTTCAACTCAGTTCAAATTCATCATCTTTATGCACAGTGGTGTAGTGGTAAAAAAGTGGGTAAACTACGGtcttcaggggcgtccgggtggcgtagcggtctattccgctgcttatcaacacggggatcccggttcgaatctccgtgttacctccggcttggtcgggcgtccctacagacacaaatggccgtgtctgcgggtgagaagccgcatgtgggtatgtgtcctggtcgctgcactagcgcctcctctgatcggtcggggcgcctgttccgggggagggggaccttgaacacgcactacgtccccctggtgaaactcctcactgtcaggtgaaaagaagcagctggcgactccacatgtatcggaggaggcacgtggtagtctgcagccctccccggatcggcagagagggtggagctggagcagcgactggaacggctcggtagattggggtaattggactggtgcaattgggaagaaaaaggaaggggggggAATACCTATCGTCAGTCAGTAATCTTCATTAGACAACCAACTACCAATATGGGCAATATTTTCAGAAAAGCATGAACTTTTGTATTTTCCCATTGAAATACACTATTCTCTGACGTACATGTGTCTGAGGGGATTTACTTGGATGTGACTATGACTTCATGTAATGTCAGCCCTGAAGAAGGTGGTTTAcctatagtccatccatccatccattatccaaaccgccttatcctgctctcagggttgcggatttgctggagcttatcccagcagtcattgggcggcaggtgagtagacaccctggacaggccgctgggccatcacagcccccccccccacacacacacacacacacacagtcacacctagataCAGCAAATAGAAACCTGAAACACAACAAACTTAAAACGCCAACAGCACTCGAACACAGGTTAGACATTGAAacacacagatgcagacagattCTCATATAAAACTCAACACATAATGAAACCTTCACATCGGCAACACCGTTGCACATAGGAAACAACATTGGATGTACAATATGGTCAGTCAGAGTATAGATCACAGAGTCTATTTACAGCTCCAGCTGAGAAGGGGACAATTCTGCTGCCAAGTCACAGCCCTTTTTTTCCCTATTTTTGTTCTCAGCCGGTACATTAAAACACAGTACAGGTTGAGCTCCATAAATATTACATAAATAAGAAGTCCCTGCATAGTCtgcataggccctgtgatggcctggcggcctgtccagggtgtcttcccacctgccgcccagtgactgctgggataggctccagcatccccgtgaccctgagagcaggataagtggttcggatgatggaATGGATGAAGGGATGGGCCCTGTATTTTTAAAAATATCTGGCATAAAATGTGGTTTGAGTGGACATACACCGGCATTGAACAGAGCAGTAAGTGAACTGATCCGGAGGTGGGAGAACCGGGTCTAGCAAGTCCAAATCCTAACCCCTACACATGCActtaaccagctgatttcaccttACTAGATTCCCCTaccttcctttttttgtttttgtctttttgtggattttctccccaattgtacttggccaattaccccactcttctgagccgtcccagtcgctgctccaccccctctgctgattcggggagggctgcagactaccacatgtctcctctgatacatgtggaatcgccagctgcttcttttcacctgacagtgaggagtttcgccagggggacgtagcatatgggaggatcacgctgttccccccaattCCTGCGCCCCGACCAAACAGATGAGGCGCTAgaacagcgaccaggagacatatccacatccggcttcccacccgcagacacgaccagttgtgtctgtagagacgcccgaccaagccagaggtaacatggggattcgaactggcgaaccccgtattggtaggcaacggaatagaccgccgagccacctgcatgccctccttTACCTTTGTTAAGAGTGGTGttgattagaatcagctggtttagtacatgggtggagcagATACACTATTGGGACTTTGACTTGCTGGACCTGGTTCTCCCAACTCTGAACTGATCTGGTAACCAGCAGGTCACTAGTTTGAATCCCAGAACTGTCTGGGTAATCCAGGTTTAGCCTGGGCTGATGACTGGAGAGTTGCTAGTGCCAGGATACCAACTCTGACCACGGTGTCTTTGTGCTCTTGGGCAACTGTCCCAGCAGTGCTGTCAGGGTATGAATAGTCTGGACGTGTTAGGCACACACTTAGTTGAAGCAAACATTGATAAAGTGAAACCTAAAGGGAATCTCTGGTATTTCTACCTTACGCCCTATTTTCCTTTTGTTACAAGTCAAACTGAGAAATGGGTTGTGGAGCCTTTTAAACCGACGGGTGTGCAGCAGTCTTGTAACAGTCATTTAATGTGTTTCAGAAACATGCAGCGAGGAAGCTGATGCCAGTATTCTCAGTAGTGAATCAGTTTAAAAGCTCACGCCATCTATTACTTGGCCCCTAACAATAGGAAAATACGGCTTAGAGTAAAGAAATTCAGGCGTTTCCCTTTTACAATCAAAATGGTTGTTCACTCTAGAAGATTTGACCGTCTGTGTCTGTACAGTGGGTGGAAGCAACATGGTTATCGTCGTTACAGTGGTGCTTATCGGGATTGTAATGGCCCTCATCGTCCTCACCGTGGCGGTCCTTTACTACAAGACCACAAAAAGGAGACATGTTGGCAAGTTGCTGCTATTTACTTCAGTCTATTTCCAGTCTACACAGTGGTTAAGTGTAAGtccattgttaaaaaaaaatcctcttttgTTCTTTCAGAACCCCTTTACCAGGATGTTGGTATGACCGTTTACGTGTCTCCTTCAGATGAAGGAGACGGGGACACATACGAACCACTCCGGGATAAGCCTGGCACAACGAGAGACGATTACCAGACTATAGTGTCTCGGGGAGAGGAGAGGGTGGCGGGGGACTACCAAAAGATGGAGCAAGTGGAGGAGAAGGATGGGATGTACCATACTCTGCAAAAAGTAGAACAATCCCCGTCACAAGAGGTGATACAAACAGGTGAGGAATAAGGACGGTAATGGATACCAAACTCTGCAGGAGAACAGAGGAACAAGACTAGAGCTTGAccgcgaccctgcgagcaggatgagtggttcgcATGATGGAAACAAACTCCTGAATAAGCACTTATCTTTTAGAGACACACTTGAAAATCAAACATCTCCCCTGCATTTGTTTGCCCAATTATCCACCATTCCTTTAACACAGCTCGATTTCCCAATGTAACCCGCCcccctcaccaaaaaaaaaaagtcatcaaaaaaaaatccaagattgTAAAAATATGGTACAAACCCATATTtctaaatgctttttttttttttgggctgtcTTGTACTTGTAACATGAGAGTAGGCATTCATTAAAATTCAAATTAGAAATATGAGTCAAAGCTATCTGTACAAATTCCCCCCCCTTTATCATTTGGAAATTGTATTGCATTTTGGCTGGTGTCTCCTgaaactctgcccccccccccccactggcggTCCTGTAGGATGGATTTAAGCAGGAAACCAACGAAATCTTGATAGTTTGCTTTGTCCCACTTAATGTTCCTCAATGTTCATCTTCAACCAGATTTATGTCACAAGTGCAGAAGAAAACCACTCAGAAAGTCATTCCAGCTCATTTCTAAAGAGATAGTCAacttttttattttacattttatgaTCTGAAAACATGTTAGTATGGGTCTGGGATGATAGAACTGTTTGCCTTCAGGATAAATTCAGCAACAAAAAACGAGATGCATCACACAGCTTTAAGGCTGAAATACATGATTTTTCATAAATACGGGGAAAAACAACATTTTTATTAATCTGAGTAGGTTGGAACCAAATTTTCCTTACTGTTCACATGATCTTTTCCCATGCACGTATGTTTATATATGCCTGCGCTTGTACATATGAGCACCCTAAGAACAACTTCTTTCTTTTTGTGACCATACGTGGTTTCGCACCTTAAGAAAAAATGCACAACTTCGCAGTCTTTTGTTTTCATTCTTTGCACTTTATTTGCATGTTTTGATTGTTTTGAAGCTGCAATAATAAATTGCTAGCtattgttagcttagcataagcgGCAATTGTGACTGCCGCCTAAGCGGTAATGAGGACTAAatttaagggggaaaaaaaacttttgaagTCTGACTTTGTGGCTATTTGTGATTTTTACATGTAATTACAGTATTTGTTTCCTTAGCAGTAGTTCCCAGGTATTCTGTTTGGTGTCCATTTGTTCAAGTGAGTTTGAAATGTTGCAAAAAATGTAAAATGTGGTTTTGCTGTTTGGGGAGTGCAAGATGACGACCCTGTTAAAGTTAAGGGTGTGATTACCACTCAGGCCATCTGTTTAAAATGTGTATTTGTTTGAGCTCATACTGCAAGGCACTTTTAACAACGTCATTTGCGAAAATGCCAAATATTAGACTAAATATTTAAATTCCATCACAGTATTTACGCTAACATAATACATCAGTTTGGTTTCTAATATTTTTTTTGATAATTTTTGTCGAggtacagctaaaaaaaaaaaaaaaaagtattgaaaTCTTTTTTGAAAAGTTGAAATTAAAGATCCAGTGCAATGACTTTAATTCAGTTGACGTTTTTTATTGTGGAATATATGGGTGTTATTTTTTTCAGCTTCAGAGATGTTATTTAACTTTTTCTTAACTGTTTTAGCACCGCTTTTTTGAACACAGCCGCTTCTCGGGAGGTCGAGCTAGCTCGCTAACTTGAGAGTGTGAGATGATGTAATCCATTACCTAGATTGGTTTTCAGAAAACGGTACAATTATGATGACAAGCAGGAGGCGAGTTTCTCAGGGGGCTTTAGTCACATTTTCACAACAACGGCAGTTATAATTATTTGGGTAAGTTCACTTTACAACAAACCTTCTGTTACAAAATGCATCAAGCGTGGAAAACATGATTTTCATGGGACTGGGTGTCTTgatgcaggctcaataatccaggtaagaaaatcaaagaagattgaatcagttcatctggacacattcatctgtcaatacacattgtatccagatgaactgattcaaccttctttgatgtgggaCTGGATCTTTAAACAATTCAAATGTTTATCAGAATGATCTGTCTTACAGGATCAACATTACTATATGAGATAAGTCCTCTGTATCTATTCTAGCATCTACATTTTTAACCATTTCATAGGCTGTTTTTATTCTCAACAATTTGCTTTTATTTTGCATTTAAAAACTGTAACATATTATACTAACATCTCGAACTCATTTTTTGAATCACTGTAGTTGTTGCATATGACAAATAAAGTTGGCATTTGAAACGTGGAGGTCGACTATATTTTGTCCTTCATTTCTGATTTCAGGTCCACAGCCTGGAAGATAGTCTATTTTGGCCGGAGTTTAGTCTCCTCCGCCAAGCAACTCCAAACAAAATACCCTGCTAAAAGTTTGGGTACCCATGTCACCCCGTCCCACTCAATGTCGTGTACATCTGTTTGTAGTGAGTAGTTGTAGCTGTGTAACATAGATGTATTTATGTAAATATTTACATGTGAACTCAGCTTGTAGCGTGTTTTAATGTACCGGCTGAGAACAAAAATAGAGAAAAATATACCACTCACCCGGTAACAGATGTAGCTGAGGTGCTGGAGCTGGAAAAAAAGCAAACAGTGAAAAGATCATCCGCACACTCAGATCTGTGCAAGAATCTTTTTTATTTGCGAGCTTTCTGTCCCAGACCCTCTTCAAGGCCGCAGATAAAAACgtttcttgcacagatttgagtGTGCGGATGATCTTTTCATTCAATGTACAGGCTGAGGCAAATCATTTTGTCAAGTAGGACAACAaagaatctatccatccatctatatctatctgtccatctatctatctatctatctatctatcaaaatAGATAGAGTGCGAGAGTCCTTCGCCACTCATCTATCTTGACTTCAAGCAGGGCTTCAACCTGCTATGTGTCTCCAGCAGACTCCTCACACCAGTCATAGATCTCATCTAACCTGGCAAACCAAACGTCCGCCATCTTGCTCAAGCCCCCTTATGCACCCTCCCTATCTGTGCCCTTTGTCTGCACCCTTCTCATAAAACAATTCACCATGGGAAAAGCTCAAAAGAACACCAGCAAGCATATAGAATCGCAGCATTA
Proteins encoded in this window:
- the LOC130127921 gene encoding Fc receptor-like protein 5; this encodes MDGWSRVILSAVLVIVARSQQLPQVSMVTPFTPLFSGDTVTLRCDVTPPGSQIAWYFKDDPITDQGKQFYVIAAAGTQHSGPYRCEANGQRSNEFLISVYDLIPLATLSISTGWPVTQTGGSFILALEAEDGLQGWRCWVYKEEMVKRIAFRQSPEPVKLLHLDLANSMGLYWCSSDNNLTRSNPITIRTSEKLVLLESLPGPARVGGSLTLECVVVGTKRVSRVAFYKDGQVIQTGTKTTYEISNVTLASEGSYKCEATYNFSEQTEGPPYQEASDAQPLFVQASPLKTVVEDGMSCSCSRCTQNASYQWYYKKTPDKPWAPSEKGVSYSGAKEEGMYACRAVWPNMRSLMSDPHTLGGSNMVIVVTVVLIGIVMALIVLTVAVLYYKTTKRRHVEPLYQDVGMTVYVSPSDEGDGDTYEPLRDKPGTTRDDYQTIVSRGEERVAGDYQKMEQVEEKDGMYHTLQKVEQSPSQEVIQTGEE